A region of Novipirellula aureliae DNA encodes the following proteins:
- a CDS encoding cation diffusion facilitator family transporter, with product MKPSTANAYREATAASVLGLVVNFSLAVVKLVGGLLGHSFALISDAANSMGDVLTSLVVLFALRVAQKPADSEHPYGHTRIEAVAGSNVAVLILVSAVWIGWEAIGRFSTTHPLPPIWTLWIAGGNAAIKESLYRYKMRIGRRTGSSAVIANAWDHRSDALCSLAVLVGLGIVRVGGPQYIWADEIAALFVVAAISWTAIKLLQQSTNELMDVQANNELVDQMRMTAIKVEGVKDIEKFRVRKSGLEYFADIHVQVDPQATVEKGHAIGHAAKEALLSEHGLLRDVLVHLEPYRPANIPNKLQ from the coding sequence ATGAAACCATCAACCGCGAATGCCTATCGAGAAGCAACCGCCGCATCCGTTCTGGGATTGGTCGTCAATTTCAGTTTGGCAGTCGTCAAACTGGTCGGTGGCTTGCTAGGGCATTCATTCGCGTTGATATCCGATGCAGCCAATTCGATGGGAGATGTGTTGACATCGCTCGTCGTGCTGTTTGCGCTTCGTGTGGCTCAGAAGCCCGCCGACTCAGAGCATCCTTACGGACACACACGAATTGAGGCGGTTGCCGGATCGAATGTTGCGGTGCTCATTCTTGTCTCTGCGGTTTGGATTGGCTGGGAAGCGATTGGGCGATTCTCAACGACGCATCCGCTCCCGCCGATTTGGACGCTTTGGATCGCCGGTGGAAATGCTGCGATTAAGGAGAGCTTGTACCGATATAAGATGCGAATCGGCCGTCGAACCGGCTCAAGTGCTGTGATTGCGAATGCGTGGGATCATCGCAGCGATGCGTTGTGTTCGCTGGCTGTTTTAGTCGGTTTAGGAATCGTTCGCGTTGGTGGGCCGCAATATATTTGGGCCGATGAAATCGCTGCATTATTTGTTGTTGCAGCGATCAGTTGGACCGCTATCAAGTTGTTGCAACAAAGCACTAATGAATTAATGGATGTTCAAGCAAACAATGAATTGGTAGATCAAATGCGAATGACAGCAATAAAAGTCGAAGGAGTGAAAGACATTGAAAAATTTCGGGTCCGCAAATCAGGCTTAGAATATTTTGCTGACATTCACGTTCAAGTGGATCCACAAGCAACGGTTGAGAAAGGCCACGCGATCGGACATGCCGCCAAGGAGGCGTTGCTCAGTGAGCATGGCCTTCTCCGAGACGTCCTTGTTCACCTAGAACCCTATCGACCCGCAAACATTCCCAACAAATTGCAATAG